In Aegilops tauschii subsp. strangulata cultivar AL8/78 chromosome 3, Aet v6.0, whole genome shotgun sequence, one genomic interval encodes:
- the LOC109768401 gene encoding probable ascorbate-specific transmembrane electron transporter 1 — MPVKSGASFRLTALPMIVMAQLLAAAVFTLTLVWVLHFREGVTWEMGSIPQLVYTAHPLFMIIGLVICTGEAVMAYRIVLGPRAARKAVHLLLHLLSLGFAAVGLYAAVKFHRDAGLPDIHSLHSWLGIATIGLYALQWLVAFVYFVFPGAMMTMRADYAPWHIFFGIVIFLMAVCTAETGLAKYIFPGNDYPSEAFVINFLGISIFVFGVTVVLAVILPSRY; from the exons ATGCCGGTTAAGAGCGGCGCCAGCTTCCGGCTCACGGCGCTGCCGATGATTGTCATGGCGCAGCTGCTCGCCGCTGCCGTGTTCACGCTCACCCTCGTATGGGTGCTGCACTTCAGGGAGGGCGTCACCTGGGAGATGGGCTCTATCCCGCAGCTGGTTTACACG GCACACCCCCTCTTCATGATCATCGGCCTTGTCATTTGCACTGGAGAAG CGGTGATGGCGTACAGGATCGTGCTGGGCCCGCGTGCAGCAAGGAAGGCGGTGCACCTTTTGCTGCATCTGCTTTCCCTGGGCTTCGCAGCCGTCGGGTTGTACGCCGCCGTCAAGTTCCACCGCGACGCCGGCCTCCCCGACATCCACTCCTTGCATTCCTGGCTGGGAATAGCCACCATAGGCCTCTATGCCCTTCAG TGGCTGGTGGCTTTCGTGTACTTTGTGTTCCCTGGGGCTATGATGACGATGAGGGCTGACTACGCCCCGTGGCACATCTTCTTCGGCATCGTCATCTTCCTCATGGCCGTTTGCACTGCTGAGACCGGCCTCGCCAAGTACATCTTCCCCGGCAACGACTATCCAAGCGAGGCGTTCGTCATCAACTTCCTTGGGATCTCCATCTTCGTGTTTGGTGTTACCGTTGTCCTAGCCGTCATCCTTCCGTCAAGATACTAG